One genomic region from Doryrhamphus excisus isolate RoL2022-K1 chromosome 14, RoL_Dexc_1.0, whole genome shotgun sequence encodes:
- the prrc2a gene encoding protein PRRC2A isoform X3 codes for MSERSGQTAKGKEGKTKYASLNLFDTYKGKSLEAQKPVVPSRHGLQSLGKVASARRMPPPANLPSLKAENKGNDPNVSLVPKDGTGWASKQEQADPKSTDALSAPQQEPPQPVASQTPAPTRPRTPPASEVPTVTAMAAASTQAVGARSWAQASVTLGVQGDGGKGSNLPSPFSREEFPTLQAAGDQDKAGKEQGTADQWYGPGPSLRPQNVTSWRDGGGRGLAPTLSGEGAAEGGNGGALVMDGAAGVPPQSSQSHVPPRNPPAGSPALPLPQPPVGPGFPQFRGILPPFMYPPYLPFPANYGPQGPYRFPPPGEGPAPRFSRSQVGPDNRSQVRPRDAGGEMVKRPSILKQDDLKELDELDHDGDEGWAGAQEEIDYSAKLKFSDDEGDDEGEEDTTESKNDLNEQQKSQEASSATSCSRASDSSGDNRHTPPSNTDNDPQTSSNKPGWVEEGGSGWGGQGAPANYQDRSHNQNASSGSGKPVHTQHQPPAGGQTPPPQPGLLVHGVPGDDEDETWRQRRKQSSTEISAAVERARRRREEEERRMEEERRAACAEKLKRLDEKQQQQGNNTGGSGGSKTPSLDGNSTTATAGSLSPSLSASASSPNVSQPPSPCVDPEEPPTLSVQPGAGLGVSDRQRANSNSSYDSSTDAQHCPQPAVSQPQQPTLDVPSPVDKEETVCTPHVRPGSGSERGTEPVKIENIGAGSGRQAVGPPGQGYSKYQKSLPPRFQRQQQEQLLKQQQQWQQQHSQASQSQISPQPQPPQGPSPVSTPQPGSGPKQGGPMYQPSNLVRPLPMNFDPRWMMMPYMDPRMMQGRPPPMDFYSTGMHPSGLIGRERSDSGGSGSDPFDRQQQHPGHPHRGTPPIDPKLAWGTEVFPGGGEACGLNSPLRQRQTSEDEDAAKGPRGDTPPHRIREGGLGPIKQPNASSGPSNQTPPPVSGPGGSHHPHHYMSGGHGNYNNFPDQAARMPSLQQQQQQQQRAGDRGTHSHGFTHQDDIPARGSQSGQLWAAPHPHYDRNGGRAEHPAGEGNNSHHHHHHHHHHHNHHPQQPHYTVQPHKPENSHDRIVEPVPKKTNSSPPLQQSSLSSSCSSSSSSASNREDASVKAALQHHHSHREGEANVGQSLGERGISVSAAGGGAHVKHEKTGSSHATHGTVSASPPPAQHGTLSQPQHHPHPHPRSNQRAMRDHKTETQWGPRPGSTNTGGPSSHGRRGNNAGGGNNSRGGGGGGGGGDDSSNALLEHKPVGPAGGSNPNKRAGPIKKPVIKEAKKEGGEVDGGEKANFGKDKEKDVGQSASVKQDVAATHNTSAVSGKEEPASTVKPRNGGKERPPAGGGGGGGGSGSGRGPREADNTSGFSGPPSRRDRDRSFERRASNSHNHGMTNKSTRGSRGRGGEFFARGRGYRGTYTATAGPSAGNRGRMGGRSGRDYRISVAGGHHHDSKAENPGGRHGQDRSQHNPARARNRSETRSEGSEYEEIPKRRRERGSETGSESGASDLGHSDDKDDTQKPNTKNGLDNTNTTNSGNVSSAPRGSQARVFTPRGVPSRRGRGGGSGGGNIYRNSGNLGGAIGGHRVAPGSASHGGSSRQPNSARRQQALTQISAHKDLSRGGLTLVKKDKTADGTQAQSHGSNPPPPSLLATTPTTQTSTDNGAVLTQQASIITGGANSVHPPPPPNRGFPPSGFERPKRRRRGRSQHQQDKPPRFRKLKERENAARINGGVGVIGGGRPTSPSFNTVQDSNGTTVTTTLISNAQNATTTTATNNNNNNGGGHLSNANSHHHHHHFNQGSTGPTHPPQQQHHHSHGAKSPDFTNQNSDQANEEWETASESSDFTEFRDKEGGGKSYPSHPHHPLGKGLGGGGGGGGVVERDMAGKEPQANKRSFSSQRPGMERQNRRVNVGGGGGGGGGGRGPRGPTGGGSSSGTGNGGGNRGDKRGNWPSPKNRK; via the exons ATGTCAGAGCGCTCTGGGCAAACTGCAAAGGGGAAGGAAGGCAAAACCAAGTATGCGTCTCTCAACCTGTTTGATACATACAAAGGAAAGAGCCTTGAAGCACAAAAGCCTGTTG TTCCCTCCCGCCATGGCTTGCAGTCTCTCGGTAAAGTCGCCTCTGCCCGGCGTATGCCACCCCCTGCCAATTTGCCAAGTCTGAAGGCAGAGAATAAAGGCAACGATCCCAACGTCTCGCTCGTTCCCAAAGACGGCACAGGATGGGCAAGCAAACAGGAACAAGCAGACCCAAAGAG TACCGATGCGTTGTCAGCACCGCAGCAGGAACCGCCGCAGCCTGTGGCTTCACAGACGCCTGCACCCACCCGCCCGAGAACCCCGCCAGCTTCAGAGGTGCCAACAGTCACG GCTATGGCTGCAGCTTCAACCCAGGCCGTAGGGGCAAGGTCCTGGGCACAGGCCAGTGTTACACTTGGAGTACAAGGGGatg GTGGAAAGGGATCAAACCTACCATCGCCATTCTCTCGCGAGGAATTTCCCACCCTGCAGGCGGCTGGCGACCAGGACAAAGCTGGCAAAGAACAGGGCACTGCAGATCAGTGGTATGGGCCCGGACCAAGCCTCCGCCCCCAGA ACGTTACAAGTTGGCGGGACGGTGGGGGCCGAGGCCTGGCACCCACCCTCTCTGGGGAGGGGGCGGCAGAGGGTGGCAATGGTGGGGCTTTGGTGATGGATGGGGCAGCCGGGGTCCCACCTCAGAGCTCCCAGTCCCACGTGCCACCTAGGAACCCTCCCGCAGGCAGCCCCGCCCTGCCCTTGCCTCAGCCCCCCGTTGGGCCCGGGTTTCCCCAATTCAGAGGGATCCTGCCTCcattt ATGTATCCACCTTATTTACCTTTCCCGGCAAATTATGGTCCTCAAGGCCCCTACAGGTTCCCACCACCTGGAGAAGGGCCAGCTCCAAG GTTCTCTCGGTCACAGGTTGGTCCTGACAACAGGTCCCAGGTTCGCCCACGAGACGCAGGTGGAGAGATGGTCAAGCGACCCTCCATCCTAAAGCAGGATGACCTGAAGGAGCTCGATGAACTGGATCACGATGGAGACGAGGGCTGGGCAG gggCACAAGAGGAGATTGACTACTCCGCCAAGTTGAAGTTCAGTGATGATGAAGGAGATGACGAGGGTGAAGAGGACACCACAGAGAGCAAGAATGACTTGAA TGAGCAGCAGAAATCCCAGGAGGCCTCATCTGCAACCTCATGCTCTCGAGCCTCAGACAGCAGCGGAGATAACCGTCACACGCCTCCATCCAACACTGACAACGACCCCCAGACCTCCTCCAACAAGCCGGGATGGGTTGAGGAGGGAGGCAGCGGCTGGGGCGGCCAAGGAGCACCAGCCAACTACCAG GACCGTTCCCACAACCAGAACGCCTCATCAGGCTCCGGAAAACCTGTCCACACGCAGCATCAGCCACCAGCAGGAGGCCAGACCCCTCCTCCCCAGCCTGGACTGCTGGTCCACGGTGTACCAggggatgatgaagatgagacATGGCGTCAGCGCAGGAAGCAATCTTCCACCGAGATCTCTGCTGCAGTGGAGCGGGCCCGTCGACGCCGCGAGGAGGAGGAACGCCGAATGGAGGAGGAACGGCGTGCGGCGTGTGCAGAAAAGTTGAAAAGGCTCGacgagaagcagcagcagcaaggcAACAACACGGGAGGAAGCGGTGGCAGTAAAACACCCAGCCTGGATGGGAATTCGACGACTGCCACAGCCGGCAGCCTCAGTCCGTCTTTGTCGGCTTCTGCATCTTCCCCCAACGTCAGCCAGCCCCCTTCGCCATGTGTCGACCCTGAAGAGCCTCCGACACTGTCTGTGCAGCCGGGAGCAGGTCTTGGTGTCAGTGACAGACAGCGAGCAAACAGCAACAGTAGCTACGATTCCAGCACTG ATGCCCAACATTGTCCTCAGCCAGCTGTGTCTCAGCCACAGCAGCCTACATTGGATGTACCTTCCCCGGTAGACAAAGAAGAGACTGTCTGCACTCCTCACGTTCGACCTGGAAGCGGAAGTGAAAGAGGAACTGAACCGGTGAAGATTGAGAATATTGGCGCCGGGTCAGGCCGTCAAGCTGTTGGACCTCCAGGCCAGGGTTACTCCAAATACCAGAAGTCCCTGCCGCCTCGTTTTCAGAGGCAGCAGCAG GAACAGCTACTGAAGCAGCAGCAACAGTGGCAACAGCAGCACAGTCAGGCGTCCCAAAGCCAGATCTCCCCGCAACCGCAGCCACCGCAGGGTCCTTCACCGGTTTCAACTCCCCAGCCAGGGTCTGGACCCAAGCAGGGTGGACCCATGTATCAACCCAGCAATTTAGTCCGGCCGTTGCCGATGAATTTTGACCCTCGCTGGATGATGATGCCCTACATGGACCCACGTATGATGCAGGGTCGTCCACCGCCAATGGACTTCTATTCAACCGGCATGCACCCATCAG GGCTTATCGGGCGCGAGCGATCTGATTCCGGAGGATCTGGTTCAGACCCGTTTGACCGGCAACAGCAACATCCAGGGCACCCTCACCGTGGCACTCCTCCAATTGATCCCAAGTTGGCGTGGGGCACCGAGGTGTTCCCCGGTGGAGGGGAAGCTTGTGGGTTAAATTCTCCTCTGAGGCAAAGGCAGACATCAGAGGACGAGGATGCGGCCAAAGGGCCCAG GGGTGACACTCCTCCGCATCGCATTCGAGAGGGTGGCTTGGGACCCATCAAGCAGCCCAACGCAAGCTCTGGGCCGTCGAACCAGACACCCCCGCCTGTTAGCGGACCGGGCGGCAGCCACCACCCTCATCATTACATGAGCGGCGGGCATGGCAACTACAACAACTTTCCTGACCAAGCTGCGAGGATGCCATCgctccagcagcagcaacagcagcagcaaagagCCGGCGACAGGGGAACCCACTCCCACGGCTTCACCCACCAGGATGACATCCCGGCACGTGGATCTCAGTCAGGCCAATTATGGGCGGCTCCGCACCCTCATTACGACCGTAATGGCGGCCGTGCAGAACACCCAGCTGGAGAGGGTAACAACtctcatcaccaccaccaccaccaccaccatcatcacaaCCACCACCCTCAGCAGCCTCACTACACTGTCCAGCCTCATAAGCCCGAGAACAGCCATGACAGGATAGTCGAGCCCGTTCCCAAGAAGACCAACTCTTCTCCCCCGCTACAACAATCTTCTCTATCATCTTCatgctcctcctcttcttcttctgcttccaaTAGAGAAGACGCCAGTGTCAAGGCCGCTTTGCAACATCATCATTCTCACAGAGAAGGTGAAGCTAATGTCGGGCAAAGTCTCGGCGAAAGAGGCATTAGCGTCAGCGCCGCCGGCGGTGGTGCTcatgtaaaacatgaaaaaaccgGCTCCTCCCACGCTACGCACGGCACCGTGAGCGCCAGCCCGCCTCCGGCGCAACACGGCACCCTCTCTCAGCCCCAGCACCATCCCCATCCCCATCCGAGGTCGAACCAAAGGGCGATGCGGGACCACAAAACGGAGACGCAGTGGGGTCCTCGCCCTGGCAGCACCAACACAGGTGGACCATCCTCTCATGGCAGAAGAGGCAACAATGCAGGAGGTGGGAACAATtcccgtggtggtggtggtggtggtggtggtggtgatgactCCTCCAATGCTCTTTTGGAGCACAAGCCCGTCGGTCCGGCAGGAGGCAGCAATCCTAACAAACGTGCCGGACCAATCAAGAAGCCGGTGATAAAAGAGGCAaagaaagagggaggagaagTTGACGGAGGAGAAAAAGCAAACTTTGGTAAAGATAAAGAGAAGGATGTTGGCCAGTCCGCTTCCGTAAAACAGGACGTCGCCGCCACTCATAACACATCAGCTGTATCGGGTAAAGAAGAGCCTGCTAGCACAGTAAAACCCAGAAATGGAGGGAAAGAACGGCcaccagcaggaggaggaggaggaggaggtggtagTGGGTCGGGTAGAGGCCCGAGAGAGGCAGACAACACGTCAGGTTTTTCCGGGCCCCCTTCTCGGAGGGACAGAGACCGTTCTTTTGAGAGAAGAGCGAGCAATTCCCACAATCACGGAATGACCAACAAATCCACCCGAGGCAGTCGCGGACGAGGCGGGGAATTTTTTGCTCGCGGTCGCGGTTACAGGGGTACCTACACAGCCACCGCCGGCCCGAGCGCTGGCAACAGAGGAAGAATGGGCGGCAGGAGCGGCAGAGACTATCGCATATCTGTCGCTGGCGGCCATCATCACGATTCCAAGGCGGAGAACCCCGGTGGAAGACACGGTCAAGATAGATCCCAGCACAACCCGGCCAGAGCCAGGAATCGAAGCGAAACGCGCAGCGAGGGATCGGAGTATGAAGAAATCCccaagaggaggagggagagaggATCGGAGACGGGAAGTGAGAGCGGGGCAAGCGATCTCGGTCATTCGGACGACAAAGACGACACCCAGAAACCCAACACCAAGAACGGTTTGGATAACACCAACACCACTAACAGCGGCAATGTTTCATCCGCACCAAGAGGTTCACAGGCTCGGGTTTTCACCCCTCGGGGCGTACCATCAAGGAGAGGAAGGGGAGGCGGTAGCGGAGGGGGAAATATCTACAGGAATAGCGGCAATCTTGGAGGAGCAATCGGAGGACATCGGGTCGCTCCCGGTTCAGCCTCTCACGGCGGGTCCTCGAGGCAGCCGAACTCGGCACGGAGGCAGCAGGCCCTGACGCAAATCTCAGCGCACAAGGACTTGAGCAGGGGGGGGCTCACTTTAGTGAAGAAGGACAAGACTGCAGATGGGACTCAAGCTCAAAGTCACGGATCCAATCCCCCTCCGCCATCTTTGTTGGCTACAACTCCTACTACGCAAACGTCCACTGATAACGGAGCTGTTTTGACGCAACAAGCGTCCATCATCACCGGGGGGGCGAATTCAgtccaccctcctcctcctcctaacCGCGGGTTTCCTCCCAGCGGGTTCGAGCGACCCAAACGCCGTCGTCGCGGCCGCTCCCAGCATCAACAGGACAAGCCGCCTCGCTTCCGGAAACTGAAGGAACGAGAGAACGCCGCACGAATCAACGGCGGAGTGGGTGTCATCGGGGGAGGGCGCCCCACCTCGCCATCCTTCAACACAGTTCAGGACAGCAACGGAACCACTGTCACGACGACGCTCATTAGTAATGCCCAGAATGCAACCACAACCACCgccaccaacaacaacaataataacggCGGCGGGCACCTCAGCAACGCAAAcagccaccaccatcatcaccacttCAACCAGGGCAGCACTGGACCTACGCACCCgccccagcagcagcaccaccacAGCCATGGAGCAAAGTCCCCGGACTTTACTAACCAGAACTCGGACCAAGCCAACGAGGAGTGGGAGACGGCTTCCGAGAGCAGCGACTTCACCGAGTTCCGAGACAAGGAAGGAGGAGGCAAGTCTTACCCTTCTCACCCTCACCACCCACTGGGGAAGGGACttggcggaggaggaggaggaggaggcgtggtcGAGCGAGACATGGCGGGGAAAGAGCCCCAAGCTAACAAGAGAAGCTTTTCGAGCCAACGTCCCGGCATGGAAAGGCAGAATCGGAGAGTTAACGTtggaggcggaggaggcggcggcggcggaggaagAGGCCCTCGAGGGCCAACCGGTGGTGGCAGCTCCAGCGGGACTGGGAACGGAGGTGGCAACCGCGGCGACAAGCGGGGCAACTGGCCCTCCCCGAAAAATAGGAAGTGA